CCTGCTAGCACCTCTTTTCTCTCCAGCAGGTTCTCAGAGGATACCTCCATAGAGTTTTCACCAAATAATCCTTCTCGATCAGCTTTGGTAAGAGTTTCATCAGACTTTTTGATAGGCCCTTCATATTGGGTATTTAACACATCCAGGCGTCTCTCCTTGCCAGAATTGATTACACCATCAGCTCTAGTACTGCCACTGGGAGGCACATTGGTGGTGCTGGTATCCTTTGCAAACCAGTCAGCTGTTGGGCCAACACCAAGCCCCTATAAGGATATTagcaccattttttttttaaaaagctgagaCATTATGTGGCTTTAAATACTTTCCATTTACCACTATTCACACCTTAAAGCGGTAGTAAATAAATCACAGTTAGTTTCTCTGCTCCAAAATTAATCAACCTTAACATTTACTCTCACTATCACCAAttgaaatgaaaagaataaaTATCCTTGTGTGTGCGATGCATCATCCTGAAGATGGACATAAGTCATACTTCATGAATCAAAAGGAACAGTCATACTTTACCTTGTCTCCATCAGGGAAAATGTCAGTGTCCTTCGCTGTAGTTGCTGGATTGTGGCTGCGCGCCACTGTGGTTGGTGGGTTGTGCGGAGAGTGTACTGTAGGCTGTGGTTGAGGCTGCTCTGTTTTGCTGGAGGGGCTAGGCAACGTCAGGACCATATCCCCTGCATCTGAATGGTAACGGGAA
The genomic region above belongs to Oreochromis niloticus isolate F11D_XX linkage group LG11, O_niloticus_UMD_NMBU, whole genome shotgun sequence and contains:
- the LOC100699683 gene encoding syndecan-2 isoform X1, whose amino-acid sequence is MGNLWWLFLVGLATGSISGKLFVFSQSFSPNDDLYIEGRTSGDLPIDDEDDDDGGSGSGSGDYVSRYHSDAGDMVLTLPSPSSKTEQPQPQPTVHSPHNPPTTVARSHNPATTAKDTDIFPDGDKGLGVGPTADWFAKDTSTTNVPPSGSTRADGVINSGKERRLDVLNTQYEGPIKKSDETLTKADREGLFGENSMEVSSENLLERKEVLAAVIVCGVIGFLCAVSLLSLLAYRMKKKDEGSYDLGDNKLSATAYHKAPTKEFYA
- the LOC100699683 gene encoding syndecan-2 isoform X2, coding for MGNLWWLFLVGLATGSISGKLFVFSQSFSPNDDLYIEGRTSGDLPIDDEDDDDGGSGSGSGDYDAGDMVLTLPSPSSKTEQPQPQPTVHSPHNPPTTVARSHNPATTAKDTDIFPDGDKGLGVGPTADWFAKDTSTTNVPPSGSTRADGVINSGKERRLDVLNTQYEGPIKKSDETLTKADREGLFGENSMEVSSENLLERKEVLAAVIVCGVIGFLCAVSLLSLLAYRMKKKDEGSYDLGDNKLSATAYHKAPTKEFYA